In Stenotrophomonas sp. 610A2, one DNA window encodes the following:
- a CDS encoding hybrid sensor histidine kinase/response regulator: protein MPFFPTHRRRMRWLLPLAAALAVAAISLVALRHFERSSIAGDAARAATQLHLHGEALQALIERHRVLPAVLALDPDVRSALARTTTSRAELDRLNRKLERVNGVAATSTLTLLDRNGVALAASNWRMPRSNNVGNDYQFRPYFRQAMHEGSGTFYAEGITTAMPGYFLSEAVRDESGNPVGVVVVKVILRPLEQTWADTTDTVFVSDSNGVIFLSSHRPWRYLTLQALDAGVREELLRTRQYTHLPQQLLLHSPGTRLGPNQQQVTLAGAGEVIWVTQPLPQQRWSLHLLRSTASSSNSARTFAGAVMASLIAVLLLGYGLWQRQRLARLRERSRRELEQLVELHALELRTAQDGIVHAAHAADYGESASLQHLPQGVCVVDAQLNLVAWNRRYIELFRFPPGLIQVGRPIADVFRYNARRGLLGPGPIEEAIERRLNHLRSATPHMHERESGDGNVIEIRGNPLPDGGFVTSYTDITAYRNAARDLRSLADTLSLRVSERTHDLAGAKRDAEEANQAKTRLVAAAVHDLLQPLNAARMFLSALRSRLPDAASRDIADNVDNALTAQDGILTSLLDISRLESGALEKRVRDFALEPLLEALSIEFGILANARGLLVTHIATTAVVRSDEALLRRILQNLLSNAVRYTRSGRIVIGCRREGAQLRIEVHDTGTGIPQSRQQEIFEEFRRLDNAGSEEPGAGLGLAIVDRIAHLLDHRIGLRSTPGRGSVFSVTLPRGDVGCGTLPVSPPEEPQMDSLLAGCRAWCIDDDPRISLATRLLLERWGCQVEFAGGVEAARAATRHDNVPDLLLLDVRMGDISGPVLLPQLVERWGSEPGVILFTAEQDPDLRELARDRHWGFVSKQARTAALRSLMTHLYQRGS, encoded by the coding sequence ATGCCGTTCTTTCCCACCCATCGACGCCGCATGCGCTGGCTGTTGCCGCTCGCCGCCGCGCTTGCCGTCGCGGCGATCAGCCTGGTGGCGCTGCGCCATTTCGAGCGCAGCAGCATTGCCGGTGACGCTGCACGGGCGGCAACCCAACTGCATCTGCATGGCGAGGCCTTGCAGGCCCTGATCGAACGCCACCGGGTGCTGCCGGCGGTGCTGGCGTTGGACCCGGATGTACGCAGCGCGCTGGCACGGACGACAACCAGCCGTGCCGAGCTGGACCGCCTCAACCGCAAGCTCGAACGCGTCAATGGTGTAGCCGCCACCTCGACCCTGACCCTGCTCGACCGCAACGGGGTGGCCCTGGCCGCCAGCAACTGGCGCATGCCCCGCAGCAACAATGTCGGCAACGACTATCAGTTCCGGCCCTATTTCCGTCAGGCAATGCACGAAGGCAGCGGCACCTTCTATGCCGAGGGCATCACCACCGCCATGCCCGGCTATTTCCTGTCCGAAGCAGTCCGCGATGAGAGCGGCAATCCGGTCGGTGTGGTGGTGGTCAAGGTCATCCTGCGCCCGCTGGAACAGACCTGGGCGGATACCACCGACACGGTTTTCGTCAGTGACAGCAATGGCGTGATCTTCCTGTCCAGCCACCGTCCATGGCGCTATCTCACGCTGCAGGCACTGGATGCAGGTGTCCGCGAGGAGCTGCTGCGTACCCGCCAGTACACCCATCTGCCGCAACAGCTGCTGCTGCATTCGCCGGGCACACGACTGGGGCCGAACCAGCAGCAGGTGACGCTGGCCGGTGCCGGTGAGGTCATCTGGGTCACGCAGCCACTGCCACAACAGCGCTGGAGCCTGCACCTGCTGCGCAGCACTGCCAGCAGCAGCAACAGCGCGCGCACCTTCGCCGGCGCGGTGATGGCCAGCCTGATCGCGGTGCTGCTGCTGGGCTACGGGCTGTGGCAGCGGCAACGGCTGGCGCGCCTGCGCGAGCGCAGCCGGCGCGAGCTCGAACAATTGGTTGAGCTGCATGCACTGGAACTGCGCACCGCCCAGGACGGCATCGTGCATGCCGCGCACGCCGCCGATTACGGCGAGAGCGCCAGCCTGCAACATCTGCCGCAAGGTGTCTGCGTGGTCGATGCACAGCTCAACCTGGTGGCCTGGAACCGGCGCTACATCGAACTGTTCCGGTTCCCACCGGGGCTGATCCAGGTAGGCCGGCCGATCGCCGATGTCTTCCGTTACAACGCTAGGCGCGGCCTGCTCGGCCCTGGACCGATCGAGGAAGCCATCGAGCGTCGGCTCAACCACCTGCGGTCGGCCACCCCGCACATGCACGAACGTGAGAGCGGCGACGGCAATGTGATCGAGATCCGCGGCAACCCGCTGCCGGATGGCGGCTTTGTCACCAGCTATACCGATATCACCGCCTACCGGAATGCCGCCCGCGACCTGCGCTCACTGGCCGACACGCTCAGCCTGCGGGTCAGCGAGCGCACCCACGACCTGGCCGGCGCCAAACGCGATGCCGAGGAAGCCAACCAGGCCAAGACGCGTCTGGTCGCCGCCGCCGTGCATGATCTGTTGCAACCGTTGAATGCCGCACGCATGTTCCTGTCGGCGTTGCGCAGCCGCCTGCCCGATGCCGCCAGCCGCGACATCGCCGACAACGTCGACAATGCGCTGACCGCACAGGACGGCATCCTGACCAGCCTGCTCGACATTTCGCGATTGGAATCCGGCGCACTTGAGAAGCGGGTCCGCGACTTCGCACTGGAGCCGCTGCTGGAAGCGCTGAGCATCGAGTTCGGCATTCTCGCCAACGCGCGCGGCCTGCTGGTAACCCATATCGCCACCACCGCGGTGGTGCGCAGCGACGAGGCCTTGTTGCGGCGCATCCTGCAGAACCTGCTGTCCAATGCGGTGCGCTACACCCGCAGCGGCCGCATCGTGATCGGCTGCCGGCGCGAAGGCGCGCAGCTGCGCATTGAAGTGCACGACACCGGCACCGGCATTCCGCAATCCCGCCAGCAGGAAATCTTCGAAGAGTTCCGCCGCCTCGACAACGCCGGCAGCGAAGAGCCGGGCGCCGGCCTCGGCCTGGCCATCGTTGACCGCATTGCCCATCTGCTGGATCACCGCATCGGCCTGCGTTCCACGCCCGGGCGCGGCAGCGTGTTCTCGGTGACCCTCCCGCGCGGCGATGTCGGCTGCGGCACCTTGCCGGTCAGCCCGCCGGAGGAACCACAGATGGATTCCCTGCTGGCCGGATGCCGGGCCTGGTGCATCGACGACGATCCACGCATCAGCCTGGCTACCCGCCTGTTGCTGGAACGCTGGGGCTGCCAGGTGGAGTTCGCCGGCGGCGTGGAAGCGGCCCGGGCCGCGACGCGGCATGACAATGTGCCCGACCTGTTGCTACTGGATGTGCGCATGGGCGATATCAGCGGCCCAGTCCTGTTGCCGCAGCTGGTGGAGCGCTGGGGCAGCGAGCCCGGCGTGATCCTGTTCACTGCCGAACAGGACCCCGACCTGCGCGAACTCGCCCGCGACCGTCACTGGGGCTTTGTTTCCAAGCAGGCAAGGACCGCCGCGCTGCGCTCACTGATGACGCATCTGTACCAGCGCGGGAGCTGA